The following coding sequences are from one Sesamum indicum cultivar Zhongzhi No. 13 linkage group LG11, S_indicum_v1.0, whole genome shotgun sequence window:
- the LOC105174579 gene encoding PHD finger-like domain-containing protein 5B: MAKHHPDLIMCRKQPGIAIGRLCEKDDGKCVICDSYVRPCTLVRICDECNYGSFQGRCVICGGVGISDAYYCKECTQLEKDRDGCPKIVNLGSAKTDLFYERKKYGFKKR; this comes from the coding sequence ATGGCTAAACATCATCCTGATTTAATCATGTGCCGCAAGCAGCCAGGAATAGCGATAGGCAGGCTATGTGAAAAAGATGATGGTAAATGCGTGATATGCGATTCATATGTGCGTCCTTGCACTCTTGTACGGATATGTGATGAGTGCAACTATGGATCTTTTCAAGGGCGGTGTGTAATCTGTGGAGGGGTGGGGATCTCAGATGCCTACTATTGCAAAGAGTGCACTCAGCTGGAAAAAGACAGGGATGGGTGTCCGAAGATAGTAAATTTGGGTAGCGCCAAGACTGATTTGTTCTATGAGAGGAAGAAATATGGCTTCAAGAAGAGATGA
- the LOC105174580 gene encoding phosphoinositide phosphatase SAC8, with the protein METDMESNSTSSFKLWSELVLEEYTEKFVIKSVESPDQGFSISRLDGNIDKLNSDDPSGSPSKVSTIYGVAGTIRLLAGTYVLVITSRKEVGTYLGFPVFLVTSMKFLSCNGASRFLTSQEKRDEDYYMTLLKIVESTPGLYFSYGTDITLNLQRRCKLATGWESKPIWKQGDPRFVWNRNLLEELIENKLDGFIIPLLQGSFQTGEMKLKNSPAVIKLLSRRCTRRLGTRMWRRGANLGGDTANFIETEQLLEFEGHISSFLQVRGSIPLLWEQIVDLSYKPRLNIIHHEQTSEVVERHFNDILQRYGGCIAVDLTDKHGDEGLLSMAYAEEMQKLMQKLPKVRYVSFDFHQVCGNGNFENIRLMYDQLAEDFEKQGYFLLDPEGKVLAEQEGVVRSNCIDCLDRTNVTQSYLGQKSLNSQLQRVGAISSTECISMFSEDFEIFKTLWVDHGDEISLEYSGTHALKRDLVRYGKQTMAGIIKDGMSALSRYYLNNFHDGVRQDAIDLISGRYTVNRNGPSPSQPRGFDTLSYLPVASALLVGGLTVTSITLNQAGRQAHQYLSSVICAGLTAGVMAVIKANGRQICSRPRLCGLL; encoded by the exons ATGGAGACGGATATGGAATCGAATTCCACGAGTTCTTTCAAGCTCTGGAGCGAGCTGGTATTAGAAGAGTACACGGAAAAATTCGTGATCAAATCCGTGGAATCGCCGGATCAAGGCTTCTCTATAAGCCGCCTTGACGGGAACATCGACAAGCTTAACA gTGATGACCCCTCTGGAAGTCCTTCTAAAGTCTCAACCATATATGGGGTTGCTGGAACAATTAGGTTGCTGGCAG GTACATATGTTCTTGTTATAACTTCTAGGAAGGAGGTCGGAACTTATCTTGGGTTTCCTGTTTTCTTGGTTACATCAATGAAGTTTCTGTCCTGCAACGGGGCTTCGAGATTCTTAACAAGTCAAGAA AAAAGAGATGAAGATTACTATATGACCCTGTTGAAGATAGTGGAATCAACTCCaggcttgtatttttcttatggAACAGATATAACACTAAA CTTGCAGAGGAGATGCAAGCTGGCAACAGGATGGGAGAGCAAACCAATTTGGAAGCAG GGTGATCCACGATTTGTTTGGAATAGGAATCTGTTGGAGGAACTTATTGAAAACAAG CTTGATGGATTTATCATCCCTTTATTACAAGGAA GCTTTCAGACTGGAGAAATGAAGCTGAAAAATTCACCAGCTGTTATAAAATTACTCTCTCGGAGGTGTACAAGGCGCCTAG GGACAAGAATGTGGAGAAGAGGAGCTAATCTAGGTGGAGATACTGCTAATTTCATAGAAACTGAGCAGCTGCTGGAATTTGAAGGCCATATTTCCTCTTTCCTGCAG GTTCGGGGGTCAATTCCACTTCTGTGGGAGCAAATTGTTGATTTGAGCTATAAACCACGACTCAATATAATTCATCATGAACAGACA tCAGAAGTCGTGGAGCGCCATTTTAATGATATATTGCAAAGGTATGGAGGTTGCATTGCGGTTGACCTAACGGATAAG CATGGAGATGAAGGTTTGTTAAGTATGGCTTATGCAGAAGAAATGCAAAAGCTAATGCAAAAGCTTCCTAAAGTGAG GTACGTCTCATTTGACTTTCACCAAGTGTGTGGCAATGGGAACTTTGAGAATATACGACTCATGTACGACCAACTCGCAGAAGACTTTGAGAAGCAAGG ATACTTCCTTTTAGATCCTGAAGGGAAGGTGTTAGCAGAACAGGAAGGTGTAGTTAGATCTAACTGCATTGATTGCCTTGATAGAACAAATGTTACACAG AGCTACCTTGGGCAGAAGTCTTTAAATTCTCAGCTGCAGAGAGTCGGTGCAATTTCTTCAACCGAATGTATTTCGATGTTTAGtgaagattttgaaatttttaagaCTT TATGGGTGGATCATGGGGATGAAATAAGCCTTGAGTACTCTGGAACCCATGCACTGAAACGGGACCTTGTAAG ATATGGAAAACAGACAATGGCTGGTATTATCAAAGATGGGATGAGTGCCCTCTCAagatattacttaaataattttcacgATGGAGTTCGACAG GATGCAATTGACCTTATCAGTGGTCGCTATACTGTGAACAGAAATGGCCCCTCTCCTTCCCAGCCTAGAGGATTTGATACCCTCTCT TATCTTCCTGTTGCATCAGCTTTACTAGTTGGAGGATTGACAGTGACCTCAATCACATTGAACCAAG CGGGAAGACAAGCACATCAATATCTATCTTCGGTGATCTGTGCTGGTCTAACTGCTGGTGTGATGGCAGTAATTAAAGCCAATGGAAGGCAAATTTGTTCGAGGCCTCGGCTCTGTGGTCTGTTGTAA
- the LOC105174578 gene encoding acyl-coenzyme A oxidase 4, peroxisomal, which produces MKVPLSQAQEDMIKEAKSNYFDLPGLDVSIAFPQATPASIFPPCVSDYYQFDDLLTPEEQAVRKKVRECMEKEVAPIMAKYWEKAEFPFEVVPKLGALCIAGGSIKGYGCPNLSITANAIAAAEVARVDASCSTFILVHSSLAMLTIGLCGSEAQKQKYLPSLAVLKTIACWALTEPDYGSDASALGTTARKVEGGWILDGQKRWIGNSTFADVLVVFARNTSTNQINGFILKKNTPGLQATKIENKIGLRMVQNGDILLKSVFVPDEDRLPGVNSFQDTSKVLAVSRVMVAWQPIGISMGVYDMCHRYLKERKQFGAPLAAFQLNQQKLVRMLGNVQAMFLVGWRLCKLYESGKMTPGHASMGKSWISLKARETVSLGRELLGGNGILADFLVAKAFCDLEPIYTYEGTYDINTLVTGREITGIASFKPAALSNRSRL; this is translated from the exons ATGAAAGTTCCTCTTTCCCAAGCTCAAG AGGATATGATCAAGGAGGCAAAGAGCAACTATTTTGATTTGCCAGGCTTGGATGTTTCCATCGCGTTTCCCCAAGCAACCCCAGCTTCCATCTTCCCCCCTTGTG TGTCAGATTATTATCAGTTTGATGATCTGTTGACTCCTGAGGAGCAAGCTGTCAGGAAGAAAGTACGAGAGTGCATGGAAAAAGAAGTTGCTCCAATAATGGCGAAG TATTGGGAGAAGGCAGAATTTCCATTTGAAGTGGTTCCAAAGCTTGGAGCGTTGTGCATCGCCGGTGGCAGTATCAAG GGCTATGGTTGTCCGAACCTCTCCATTACTGCAAATGCCATTGCTGCAGCTGAAGTTGCAAGAGTTGATGCCAGCTGCTCTACTTTCATTTTGGTTCATTCTTCTTTGGCAATGCTGACTATTG GACTGTGTGGATCAGAAGCACAAAAGCAGAAATATTTACCATCTCTTGCAGTCCTAAAGACCATAGCATGTTGG GCTCTGACGGAACCTGATTATGGTAGCGATGCAAGTGCTTTGGGAACAACTGCAAGGAAG GTTGAGGGAGGCTGGATTCTTGATGGGCAAAAGCGCTGGATAGGCAACAGTACTTTTGCGGatgttttagttgtttttgcTAGAAACACCTCCACAAATCAGATAAATGG ATTCATCCTAAAGAAGAACACTCCAGGTTTACAAGCTactaaaatagaaaacaaaattggcCTGAGAATGGTTCAAAATGGTGATATTCTATTGAAGAGCGTTTTTGTCCCTGACGAAGACAGACTTCCTGGAGTTAATTCTTTTCAAGATACAAGCAAG GTGCTTGCTGTTTCGCGCGTCATGGTCGCCTGGCAACCTATTGGCATATCAATGGGCGTTTATGATATGTGTCACAG GTACCTGAAGGAGAGGAAGCAATTTGGTGCTCCATTGGCAGCTTTCCAGCTCAACCAACAGAAACTAGTTCGCATGTTAGGTAATGTTCAGGCAATGTTTCTTGTTGGTTGGCGTCTATGCAAGCTGTACGAGAGTGGAAAAATGACTCCTGGTCATGCTAGCATGGGCAAG TCTTGGATTAGCTTGAAGGCTAGGGAAACTGTTTCTCTTGGGCGAGAATTACTTGGTGGCAATGGAATTTTGGCTGACTTTCTCGTTGCAAAG GCTTTCTGTGATTTGGAGCCTATATACACGTATGAAGGTACTTACGACATCAACACCTTGGTAACAGGCAGGGAGATAACTGGCATTGCCAGTTTCAAGCCAGCTGCATTGAGCAACCGGAGCCGTCTCTAA
- the LOC105174577 gene encoding uncharacterized protein LOC105174577 isoform X1: MFAKRLIQKAVHLHQHHEKGLLASEDVELRINVHYGVPSTASILAFDSIQRLLAIGTLDGRIKLIGGDNIEGLLISPKLVPYKYLEFLQNQGFLVSITNDNDIQVWNLQMRSIACSFQWESNVTAFSVISGSSFMYVGDEYGLMSVLKYDSDGGELLKLHYQLSSDSLAEATGFSISNRQPIVGLLPQPCSSGNRLLIAYESGLIILWDVVEAHVVIVRGDKVLQLKNKVVPPIDIDTNIVGDELSHNLDKEISALCWASTDGSILAVGYIDGDILFWNTSKDSLVGGQETRSSSNVVKLQLSSAEKRLPVIVLHWLDDTKSCHRPEGQLLVYGGDEIGCEEVVTVLNLGWSSGMEAVRCIGRVDLTLTGSFADMILIPSAGTTGSDANVSLFVLSNPGRIHIYDRGSLSSSDLQSREEQPISAINFPAGIPTVDPRMTVAELFLIHGTIEGIESKIAAMSLTQGWPANKKWPLTGGVSNHVSFGKDKKVQRLYVAGYEDGSVRIWDATYPVLSLLCILTNEVNSEDLVDSGASLTRVELCSFTLRLAVGSECGLVQLYNLRSSNGTNFHFVTETKREVRSSSRVQGPRCEAVFKLYESGVQALKFTISGFKLIVGYECSRIAVIDVHSLSVAFITESISNSPVISVLWKTFASENARVTNESVPKIPENSTGEHIFILTKDASLYITDGRGMIISRPVQLKKSTAISLYVIESRAATLRSVDDKQLSKDGELINELSQSGAQGNEKCETEEHSSDKIPSAQSLKESFILLCCNDSLRIYPAKSVVQGESKSIYKVKLSKHCCWSTIFKKDEKVCGLLVFYQTGAMEIRSLPDLELVKEFSFMSDLRWNFKANMERMISSTENGHIVLANGSEVAFISLLVGENDFRIPESLPNLHDEVLEAAANAAISVSSDPKRKQGGNLGILGGIVKGFRGRRSDKPTYHDSNSNSNFDRLEEIFMTDPFPESSTTTDEQGAAELNIDDIVIDEPVPSVSTSSHEVNNKDKDEKSEREKLFGDGADIKPRLRTREEIIATYRKAGDASSVAGQARNKLLERQEKLERISRQTEDLRNGAEDFASLANELVKAMEKRKWYHI; the protein is encoded by the exons ATGTTCGCAAAGCGCCTCATTCAGAAGGCCGTTCATCTTCATCAG CATCATGAAAAGGGTTTACTGGCGTCCGAAGACGTGGAGCTTCGGATCAATGTACACTATGGAGTTCCTTCTACGGCCTCGATTCTTGCTTTTGATTCGATTCAGCGCCTACTGGCAATCGGCACATT GGATGGCAGGATAAAGTTAATTGGTGGTGATAATATCGAAGGACTTTTGATTTCCCCAAAGTTGGTTCCTTACAAGTACTTAGAG TTTCTGCAGAATCAAGGTTTCTTAGTTAGCATTACaaatgataatgatattcAG GTTTGGAATCTGCAGATGAGGTCAATAGCTTGTAGTTTCCAGTGGGAATCCAATGTAACTGCCTTCTCTGTAATCAGTGGCTCGTCGTTTAT GTATGTTGGTGACGAATATGGGTTAATGTCAGTTCTGAAGTATGATTCAGACGGTGGAGAGCTTCTGAAATTGCATTATCAACTATCTTCAGATTCTCTCGCCG AAGCAACTGGGTTCTCAATCTCTAATCGGCAACCTATAGTTGGACTTCTTCCTCAACCCTGTTCTTCCGGGAATAG GCTACTGATTGCTTATGAGAGTGGGCTGATTATTCTTTGGGATGTGGTTGAGGCACATGTTGTTATTGTTCGAGGTGATAAGGTCCTCCAACTGAAAAACAAAGTTGTTCCTCCAATTGATATAGATACCAATATTGTTGGTGATGAACTTTCCCATAACTTGGACAAAGAGATCAGTGCTCTTTGTTGGGCGTCTACTGATGGGTCCATTCTTGCTGTTGGATATATAGACGgggatattttattttggaatacaTCAAAAGATTCTTTAGTTGGCGGCCAAGAAACTAGATCATCATCAAATGTTGTCAAGCTACAGTTGTCATCTGCTGAAAAGAGACTCCCTGTCATTGTTTTACACTGGTTGGATGACACTAAATCCTGTCATCGTCCAGAAGGTCAGCTTCTTGTTTATGGCGGTGATGAGATAGGATGTGAAGAAGTTGTTACG GTTCTCAATCTTGGATGGTCATCTGGAATGGAAGCAGTAAGATGCATAGGTCGTGTAGATCTCACTCTTACTGGCTCTTTTGCTGACATGATATTGATTCCATCTGCTGGTACTACGGGAAGTGATGCAAATGTTTCCTTATTTGTATTGTCTAACCCTGGGCGTATACATATTTATGATAGAGGCAGCCTGTCTTCCTCAGACTTGCAGTCCAGGGAGGAACAACCTATCTCTGCTATAAACTTTCCTGCTGGAATACCAACTGTTGATCCTCGGATGACAGTGGCAGAGCTTTTTCTTATACATGGAACCATAGAGGGCATAGAATCCAAG ATAGCTGCAATGAGTTTAACACAGGGGTGGCCTGCGAATAAAAAGTGGCCATTGACTGGGGGTGTAAGTAATCATGTATCTTTTGGCAAAGATAAGAAGGTCCAAAGACTATATGTAGCAGGCTACGAGGATGGATCAGTTCGAATATGGGATGCTACTTATCCAGTCCTTTCGCTCCTTTGTATTTTGACAAATGAG GTGAACAGTGAAGATCTGGTTGATTCTGGTGCCTCATTGACCAGAGTTGAGTTGTGCTCCTTCACATTGAGATTAGCAGTTGGCAGTGAATGTGGTCTG GTCCAACTTTACAACCTCCGTAGCAGCAACGGGACAAACTTCCATTTTGTTACAGAAACCAAAAGAGAAG TTCGCAGTTCTTCTCGAGTTCAAGGACCTAGGTGCGAAGCTGTTTTCAAACTTTACGAATCAGGAGTTCAGGCACTGAAATTCACAATCAGTGGATTCAAACTTATCGTTGGATATGAATGTTCACGA ATTGCAGTGATCGATGTACATTCATTATCTGTTGCATTTATAACAGAGTCTATATCCAACTCACCAGTGATATCGGTACTCTGGAAAACTTTTGCTTCTGAAAATGCTAGAGTTACAAATGAATCGGTCCCCAAAATCCCAGAAAACTCTACAGGAGAacatatattcattttaacTAAGGACGCAAGTCTCTATATTACTGATGGTCGTGGCATGATTATCTCAAGGCCTGTACAGTTGAAGAAGTCAACAGCAATTTCATTGTATGTTATAG AAAGCCGGGCAGCAACCCTTAGGTCTGTAGATGACAAACAGTTGTCAAAGGATGGTGAGTTAATAAACGAGCTTTCACAGAGTGGTGCTCAGGGGAATGAGAAATGTGAAACTGAAGAGCACTCTTCGGATAAAATTCCATCTGCACAGAGCTTGAAGGAGTCATTTATCTTGCTTTGTTGTAATGATTCACTACGTATATACCCGGCCAAGTCTGTGGTTCAA GGAGAAAGTAAATCTATTTATAAAGTCAAACTTTCCAAGCACTGTTGTTGGTCTACAATTTTcaagaaagatgaaaaagTTTGTGGACTCTTAGTATTCTATCAAACAGGAGCAATGGAGATCAG ATCGTTGCCTGATCTGGAGTTGGTGAAGGAATTCTCTTTTATGTCAGACTTAAGGTGGAACTTCAAGGCTAACATGGAAAGAATGATCAGCTCTACAGAAAATGGACATATTGTATTG GCAAATGGCTCTGAAGTGGCGTTTATTTCTCTATTAGTGGGTGAAAATGATTTCAG gATTCCCGAGTCCCTGCCTAATCTTCATGATGAAGTGCTTGAGGCTGCGGCAAATGCTGCAATTAGTGTTTCATCTGATCCCAAGAGAAAACAG GGAGGTAATCTTGGCATTCTTGGCGGCATTGTAAAAGGATTTAGGGGACGGAGATCAGACAAACCTACATATCATGACTCCAATTCTAACTCTAATTTTGATCGCCTAGAGGAAATCTTCATGACAGACCCTTTTCCAGAGTCATCAACCACTACAGATGAACAGGGAGCTGCTGAGCTTAATATAG ATGACATCGTAATTGATGAACCTGTGCCTTCGGTATCCACTTCCTCTCATGAAGTAAATAACAAAGATAAAG ATGAGAAAAGTGAACGAGAAAAATTGTTTGGTGATGGTGCTGACATTAAGCCGAGACTTAGAACACGGGAAGAAATCATTGCCACGTACAGAAAAGCGGGG GATGCCTCCTCCGTTGCTGGACAAGCCAGAAACAAGCTTCTCGAGCGCCAAGAAAAGCTTGAG agAATCAGTAGACAAACTGAAGACCTACGGAATGGAGCCGAAGACTTTGCATCTTTAGCGAACGAGCTTGTCAAGGCAATGGAAAAACGAAAATGGTATCATATATAG
- the LOC105174577 gene encoding uncharacterized protein LOC105174577 isoform X2 — MYVGDEYGLMSVLKYDSDGGELLKLHYQLSSDSLAEATGFSISNRQPIVGLLPQPCSSGNRLLIAYESGLIILWDVVEAHVVIVRGDKVLQLKNKVVPPIDIDTNIVGDELSHNLDKEISALCWASTDGSILAVGYIDGDILFWNTSKDSLVGGQETRSSSNVVKLQLSSAEKRLPVIVLHWLDDTKSCHRPEGQLLVYGGDEIGCEEVVTVLNLGWSSGMEAVRCIGRVDLTLTGSFADMILIPSAGTTGSDANVSLFVLSNPGRIHIYDRGSLSSSDLQSREEQPISAINFPAGIPTVDPRMTVAELFLIHGTIEGIESKIAAMSLTQGWPANKKWPLTGGVSNHVSFGKDKKVQRLYVAGYEDGSVRIWDATYPVLSLLCILTNEVNSEDLVDSGASLTRVELCSFTLRLAVGSECGLVQLYNLRSSNGTNFHFVTETKREVRSSSRVQGPRCEAVFKLYESGVQALKFTISGFKLIVGYECSRIAVIDVHSLSVAFITESISNSPVISVLWKTFASENARVTNESVPKIPENSTGEHIFILTKDASLYITDGRGMIISRPVQLKKSTAISLYVIESRAATLRSVDDKQLSKDGELINELSQSGAQGNEKCETEEHSSDKIPSAQSLKESFILLCCNDSLRIYPAKSVVQGESKSIYKVKLSKHCCWSTIFKKDEKVCGLLVFYQTGAMEIRSLPDLELVKEFSFMSDLRWNFKANMERMISSTENGHIVLANGSEVAFISLLVGENDFRIPESLPNLHDEVLEAAANAAISVSSDPKRKQGGNLGILGGIVKGFRGRRSDKPTYHDSNSNSNFDRLEEIFMTDPFPESSTTTDEQGAAELNIDDIVIDEPVPSVSTSSHEVNNKDKDEKSEREKLFGDGADIKPRLRTREEIIATYRKAGDASSVAGQARNKLLERQEKLERISRQTEDLRNGAEDFASLANELVKAMEKRKWYHI, encoded by the exons AT GTATGTTGGTGACGAATATGGGTTAATGTCAGTTCTGAAGTATGATTCAGACGGTGGAGAGCTTCTGAAATTGCATTATCAACTATCTTCAGATTCTCTCGCCG AAGCAACTGGGTTCTCAATCTCTAATCGGCAACCTATAGTTGGACTTCTTCCTCAACCCTGTTCTTCCGGGAATAG GCTACTGATTGCTTATGAGAGTGGGCTGATTATTCTTTGGGATGTGGTTGAGGCACATGTTGTTATTGTTCGAGGTGATAAGGTCCTCCAACTGAAAAACAAAGTTGTTCCTCCAATTGATATAGATACCAATATTGTTGGTGATGAACTTTCCCATAACTTGGACAAAGAGATCAGTGCTCTTTGTTGGGCGTCTACTGATGGGTCCATTCTTGCTGTTGGATATATAGACGgggatattttattttggaatacaTCAAAAGATTCTTTAGTTGGCGGCCAAGAAACTAGATCATCATCAAATGTTGTCAAGCTACAGTTGTCATCTGCTGAAAAGAGACTCCCTGTCATTGTTTTACACTGGTTGGATGACACTAAATCCTGTCATCGTCCAGAAGGTCAGCTTCTTGTTTATGGCGGTGATGAGATAGGATGTGAAGAAGTTGTTACG GTTCTCAATCTTGGATGGTCATCTGGAATGGAAGCAGTAAGATGCATAGGTCGTGTAGATCTCACTCTTACTGGCTCTTTTGCTGACATGATATTGATTCCATCTGCTGGTACTACGGGAAGTGATGCAAATGTTTCCTTATTTGTATTGTCTAACCCTGGGCGTATACATATTTATGATAGAGGCAGCCTGTCTTCCTCAGACTTGCAGTCCAGGGAGGAACAACCTATCTCTGCTATAAACTTTCCTGCTGGAATACCAACTGTTGATCCTCGGATGACAGTGGCAGAGCTTTTTCTTATACATGGAACCATAGAGGGCATAGAATCCAAG ATAGCTGCAATGAGTTTAACACAGGGGTGGCCTGCGAATAAAAAGTGGCCATTGACTGGGGGTGTAAGTAATCATGTATCTTTTGGCAAAGATAAGAAGGTCCAAAGACTATATGTAGCAGGCTACGAGGATGGATCAGTTCGAATATGGGATGCTACTTATCCAGTCCTTTCGCTCCTTTGTATTTTGACAAATGAG GTGAACAGTGAAGATCTGGTTGATTCTGGTGCCTCATTGACCAGAGTTGAGTTGTGCTCCTTCACATTGAGATTAGCAGTTGGCAGTGAATGTGGTCTG GTCCAACTTTACAACCTCCGTAGCAGCAACGGGACAAACTTCCATTTTGTTACAGAAACCAAAAGAGAAG TTCGCAGTTCTTCTCGAGTTCAAGGACCTAGGTGCGAAGCTGTTTTCAAACTTTACGAATCAGGAGTTCAGGCACTGAAATTCACAATCAGTGGATTCAAACTTATCGTTGGATATGAATGTTCACGA ATTGCAGTGATCGATGTACATTCATTATCTGTTGCATTTATAACAGAGTCTATATCCAACTCACCAGTGATATCGGTACTCTGGAAAACTTTTGCTTCTGAAAATGCTAGAGTTACAAATGAATCGGTCCCCAAAATCCCAGAAAACTCTACAGGAGAacatatattcattttaacTAAGGACGCAAGTCTCTATATTACTGATGGTCGTGGCATGATTATCTCAAGGCCTGTACAGTTGAAGAAGTCAACAGCAATTTCATTGTATGTTATAG AAAGCCGGGCAGCAACCCTTAGGTCTGTAGATGACAAACAGTTGTCAAAGGATGGTGAGTTAATAAACGAGCTTTCACAGAGTGGTGCTCAGGGGAATGAGAAATGTGAAACTGAAGAGCACTCTTCGGATAAAATTCCATCTGCACAGAGCTTGAAGGAGTCATTTATCTTGCTTTGTTGTAATGATTCACTACGTATATACCCGGCCAAGTCTGTGGTTCAA GGAGAAAGTAAATCTATTTATAAAGTCAAACTTTCCAAGCACTGTTGTTGGTCTACAATTTTcaagaaagatgaaaaagTTTGTGGACTCTTAGTATTCTATCAAACAGGAGCAATGGAGATCAG ATCGTTGCCTGATCTGGAGTTGGTGAAGGAATTCTCTTTTATGTCAGACTTAAGGTGGAACTTCAAGGCTAACATGGAAAGAATGATCAGCTCTACAGAAAATGGACATATTGTATTG GCAAATGGCTCTGAAGTGGCGTTTATTTCTCTATTAGTGGGTGAAAATGATTTCAG gATTCCCGAGTCCCTGCCTAATCTTCATGATGAAGTGCTTGAGGCTGCGGCAAATGCTGCAATTAGTGTTTCATCTGATCCCAAGAGAAAACAG GGAGGTAATCTTGGCATTCTTGGCGGCATTGTAAAAGGATTTAGGGGACGGAGATCAGACAAACCTACATATCATGACTCCAATTCTAACTCTAATTTTGATCGCCTAGAGGAAATCTTCATGACAGACCCTTTTCCAGAGTCATCAACCACTACAGATGAACAGGGAGCTGCTGAGCTTAATATAG ATGACATCGTAATTGATGAACCTGTGCCTTCGGTATCCACTTCCTCTCATGAAGTAAATAACAAAGATAAAG ATGAGAAAAGTGAACGAGAAAAATTGTTTGGTGATGGTGCTGACATTAAGCCGAGACTTAGAACACGGGAAGAAATCATTGCCACGTACAGAAAAGCGGGG GATGCCTCCTCCGTTGCTGGACAAGCCAGAAACAAGCTTCTCGAGCGCCAAGAAAAGCTTGAG agAATCAGTAGACAAACTGAAGACCTACGGAATGGAGCCGAAGACTTTGCATCTTTAGCGAACGAGCTTGTCAAGGCAATGGAAAAACGAAAATGGTATCATATATAG
- the LOC105174581 gene encoding histone H4, whose translation MSGRGKGGKGLGKGGAKRHRKVLRDNIQGITKPAIRRLARRGGVKRISGLIYEETRGVLKIFLENVIRDAVTYTEHARRKTVTAMDVVYALKRQGRTLYGFGG comes from the coding sequence ATGTCAGGGAGAGGAAAGGGAGGAAAGGGTTTGGGCAAAGGCGGGGCAAAGCGCCACCGCAAGGTGTTAAGAGACAACATCCAGGGTATCACAAAGCCCGCTATTCGCCGGCTGGCGCGCCGAGGCGGAGTGAAGCGTATAAGCGGGCTCATCTACGAGGAAACTCGTGGTGTCCTCAAGATCTTCCTTGAGAATGTTATTCGCGATGCTGTTACCTACACCGAGCACGCTCGCCGCAAGACTGTTACAGCGATGGACGTTGTCTATGCCCTTAAGAGGCAGGGACGAACTCTCTACGGATTTGGCGGTTAA